The following nucleotide sequence is from Roseivirga sp. BDSF3-8.
GGGTACTTGCCTTAAAGACGCCATGTATTGGCAGGTTTATCTCCACTTTACCGTATTCGTATTACCAGTCTTCTGCCTTACAAGGGGGGGTAAATTATCTATTATCTCGTGCCTGAGAGCCTCTACGAGTTTTCTTTTCAGAAAGCTCCTGTGCATTACAAGGCTCACCTCTCTTACAGGTCTGGGCTCGGCGAATGGCCTCACTTTACTTTTAGACTCTTCGCCCAGTTCCATACTGGCCAGTTCCGGCAGCAGGGTAAAGCCCCCTTGCCTGTCTACTATTTTTCTCAGGGCTTCCAGTGATCCGCTTTGGTATCGGAAGTTACCATGGCTTCCTACTCCCTGTCTTCCACAAATATTGAGTACCTGCTCACGAAAGCAATGTCCTTCATTTAGTAACCACACATCCTCCACATCAATCTCATCTGCTTTGAGGGTCTCTTGCCTGTATAGGGGGTGCCTGGGTGATAGGTAGGCATAAAACTCTTCGTAAAAGACCGGCTGCTCTAATACGCCAGGGTCATTGGATGGTGTAACGATGAGGCCAATATCTATCTGGTCTTGCTTAAGGCGCATAAGTACCTGCTCAGTAAGCAATTCCTCCACCTGGAGGGTCACTCCCGGATACTTTTCTATAAAACTACCTATGAAAAGTGGAAGCAGGTAAGGCGCCAGCGTGGGAATTATGCCTAACCTCAACTCGCCTGCCACCTCTTTCTTCTCATCTTCTATAATTTCCCTGATCTTTCTGGACTCATTGACTATCTGGCGGGCTTGAAGTATTACCCGCCTGCCAATATCGGTAGGTACCACTGGCTGCCGGCTGCGATCAAATATGGTTACGCCGAGTTCCTGTTCCAGCTTTTGAATTTGCATGCTCAGCGTTGGCTGGGTCACAAATGAAGCCTCTGCCGCCTTAGCAAAATGGCGATGGGTGTCAACGGCAATTATATATTCGAGCTGCGTAATGGTCATGGGTCAATGGACGTAACTGCCGGCATTTACATCTATAGTGGCTCCCGTACTGTGGTCAGATAGTCCGGAGAGCAAGAGGGTGACCAGGGGGGCGAGATCTTTTGGCTCTGTCAGCGTATCAAGCGCGATGTCATCCAGTGCAAAGCCCTCCCCATATTGGTCTATAAAGTCCTGGGCCATATCGGTCCGTGTAAATCCTGGCGCTACAATGAAGGCCTTCACACCTTTTTTGCCAAAGCCCCTGGCAATGGAACGGGTAAGTGCCACTACTGCTCCTTTACTGGCAGCATAGGCCATGTAGTCGGGTGTATCTCCTCTGAAGGCGGCACGACTACTAATGTTCACTATGCGACCTCCCCCATGGTTTATGAAATATTCGAGCGCCTTTTTGCAGATCAATGCGAGTGAGTCTACATTAACCCTATGGGTACGTTGCCAGTCTTCCAGATATTCCTGATCGGCTTTATCAATAGCAGATGACAGGGCAATACCTGCATTATTGACAACACCTGTGAGTTTACCGAAACGATCAATGGTTTTTTCTACAAGGGAGGCAGCCTGCTGCGGGTCTTCCAGATTACCAGCCACTGTCCAGGCAGCAGATCCGAGATCGCTAGCAAGGGCCTTCGCCGGATCGGCACTACGATTATAATGCAATGCAACTGAGGCACCGGAACGCACCAATTGGGTGGCAATAGCCTTACCTATGCCTCGTGATGCACCGGTAACTAAAATTACCTGGCCTGAAAGGTCAATATGCATATCATTTTTTGTGGGAAGATAATTATACTTCTTCCTCGCAGCAAATAGCATCAAACCAGAGGATGTCTACCCCTTCTATTTCCAGCCGTATACTCACCGGATGGTTGCAGTATTCACAATCTTCGGTGAAGTTTTGCTTCCTTTGGTCGGGATCAACGGTAGAGGATACCCTAGTCATGCAATTGGGGCAGGTAAAAAAATGCTCTATCATAGCGAATGATTTTAAGTACAACGACCTAAGGCGTACAGGGTTTTAAATTACTTCTATTTTACAAAAAAGACAAAAAAAGGGCACTGTGCCACCAGTATCCACAGATGCATATATTATTTGCTTAATTTTTGACTACCAGCACGTTAGCGACGATATCGTGGAGCCCCTGCTTTTTTTCTGTAAACGCCGCCATGATATAGCCGATATAGAAGATCATGCCTGAAATAAGTTTAGCGAGGTTACGCCCGAGAGCTTTTCCAAACGTCAGCCGGTTCCCCTGCATATCCATTACCTTTATGTCTAAAGCAAGCTTCCCGATGGTGGCTTGCCGGGGGCTACTTTCCATCAGGGCATAGTACAGCAGCCCAACAACATATAATACCGCATACAGAATAATTCCACTGGCTATTATTGTCGTTTGAGCTTCGCCTGAATAGCGATCAGGATTTTGAAATACACCTACAAAACCCAGCCCGAACACAGATCCTACTATGCTGTAGGGGATAGATAATATAAAACTATCGAGGATAAAAGCCACGAGCCTACGCCCGAAGCCGGCGTAATGGACCTGTTCATTTACTGTAGTGGAAATAACTTCCATAGTGTTTAGGGTTAGATTAGATGGTATATCTTAAATTAACAAAATAATCTAACAGTCGCTACAGTCTGTAGCCCAATTACCTGCCTGCTCTTATTATTTCGCGAGCATTAGAATATTCATACTTCGCATGCCAGACACCACCAGCGATTTACCAGGCTCAGCAAAGTTAAGGGAGTATGTATCAATCAATTCGGAGAGTAGTTTGGGAGTCATCAGAAACCGGATACTTCCATCTGGCAGCGAATACTTACCTTCCCCGATGTGCTCAGCCTTATCCATAGCGGTATTATCTGTCATGCGAATGAGTAATCTACCCGCAGGCCTCAAAACACGCACCAGTTCGGAAAACATTTTCCGGAAATGCTCTTCGTTTTCTGCAAAATGGAGAACCGCTATACAGAGGACAGCATCGAAGGCCGCATCCTGATATGGGAGTTGAGTAAGGTCTCCCGAAGTAAACCTGTCCGTAGGATATCCGGGAGCCACGCTATTTATCTGAAAACGAAGCATACGCAAAGCGCTTTCGTTCACATCCGTACCGTAGCATTCGTACCCGTTCTTAAGGAAATAAAACAGGTTACGTCCCTCTCCACATCCTGCATCGAGTAATTTAGTGCCTTGGGGGAAGTAGCCTTTAAGTATAGCATCCAGCAGGTATATGTCAATATTACCCAGTTCATGGTTAAGCTCGGTATAGTTCATTGATCCTTCTTTTCTAAATATGCCTCAATCGCCTTTTCTGCCACACAGCGCCCCTCTTCTATCATTTCTTTTGCGCGATAAAACTCGAAAGTCGTACAAGCCTGGCGGGAAAAGTTGATGAGCATGTCTGGTTTACTCAACTCCATTTGCAAGGAACTTATTCTGTCCTGCATGAGGTCAATAGAGCGTGTAACCACTTCAAAAAACCCTAGTTTTTGTATCGGGCTTTTTTGGCCGGGAGAGGGTAACAGCTTCCTCCACTTTTGTAAAAAAGCATTCAACCTCGTGTCTTCCAGTGAAAGCTTATTGTACATCATAGCTGTGGCAGAAGGTGAAGGAGGCTCGCTTGCAACCTCATCAATGCTAATACGTTGGTAGGGCATAATTGCGTTTACATTAGCAACCACCAACCGGTCACCATAGTGCCTTTTCACATGGGTCATCGGAATAGGATTCAGGATACCACCGTCTACCAGTTCTTTATCATCCCAAAACACGGGTGTGAGCACGGTGGGTATCGCAATACTTGCTCTAAGAGCCTTGTGCAGACTACCTTTATCAAATACTACCTCCTCTTGCTTTTGCAGGTCTGCGGCCAGAGCCGTAAAGCTTACCGGCAGGTCTTCAATGGCGCAGTCCGGCAGTATCTTACTGAATTCACGGAACACCCTGTCCCCTCTAATAAACCCCTTAAGGGACACGGTAAAGTCTATAAGTTTGAACACCTCCATTTTGTCAAGTCCCAGCATCCATTCCTTAAACTCCGGAAATTTACCTGCAGCGTATGCTCCCCCTACAATTGCCCCCATAGAAGCGCCGGCTACCGAAACTATTTCAAATCCGTGATCCTCCAGCGCCTCTATTACTCCAATATGGGCGAGCCCCCTGGCTCCGCCACTACTCAATACTAATGATACCTTTTGACCCATATGCGAAAAGTAACTGATAAACTAAAGGATTGCAATCTCAGGTATTTTAGAAACCTCTGCTATTTTTGCTTAAAACTAACCACATGGATATACCCTTTCACCTTGCATTCCCAGTAAAAAACCTGGAAGCCACCGAAGAATTCTATAAAAACCTGATTGGTTGTAAGATCGGACGCCGCAGCGATAGCTGGATAGATTTTGACTTTTTCGGGCATCAGATTACGGCCCACCTTAAACCTGAAGAACTGAAAAACGCCCTCACAAATGAGGTAGATGGTGATAGTGTGCCGGTCAGGCATTTTGGTGCTGTGCTGCCATGGGAGGACTGGCATAAGCTTGCGGATAAAATGAAAGAGGTGGGTACTGATTTTGTCATAAAGCCTCATACCCGATTTGAAGGTCAACCTGGCGAGCAGGCTACTATGTTCTTTATGGATCCCTCCGGAAATGCCCTGGAGTTTAAGTCCTTTAAAGACCCATCTAAGCTTTTCGCCACATCATGAGCCTCATTCACGCTACCATTTCTGCAGGTACCATCCGGGAAGCGCATCAGCGTATTAAGCCCTATGTGCATCGTACCCCTGTACTGACAAACAGTACTATCAATGCCATCACGGGGGCCGAGGTTTTTTTTAAGTGCGAGAACTTTCAAAAGATAGGTGCCTTCAAAGCCAGGGGCGCTGTTAATGCTGTACTTCAACTAAATGAACAAGAGGCCAAAGCAGGTGTGGCCACACATAGCAGCGGAAACCACGCACAGGCTATAGCATACGCAGCCACTCTCAGAAATATTCAGGCCTATATCGTTATGCCGGAAAACGCTCCTAATGTTAAACGAAAGGCGGTGGAAGGTTATGGGGCCAAGGTTATCCCTTGTACACCTACCCTGCAGGCCCGTGAGGATACCGTAAAGCAGGTAATGAATGATACGGGAGCTACATTCATTCACCCATTTAATAATGACCATGTCATAACAGGGCAAGCCACCAGTGCGGTGGAGTTATTGGAACAGACTGAAGGACTCGACAGGATTATGACCCCTGTAGGGGGTGGCGGGCTATTGGGAGGCAGTGCACTGGCAGTGGCTTACTTTGGTGAAAATTGTAAGGTATCAGGAGCTGAGCCCAAAGGAGCAGATGATGCTTATCGAAGCCTACATGCAGGTAAGCTTATTCCTATGGAAAACCCCGATACCATTGCCGATGGATTACTTACCTCACTAGGAGACAAAACGTTTTCGATTATTCATACCCACGTGGAAGAGATCGTCACTGTCTCGGATAATGAAATAATAGATGCAATGAGGTTGATTTGGGAGAGGATGAAGATAATTGTAGAACCAAGTTGCGCTGTGCCTCTTGCTGCTCTCATTCAACAGAAAGAAAAACATAAAGGGCAGAGGGTGGGGATCATTCTTACTGGTGGTAATGTGGACCTCGACCGCCTGCCCTTTGGCAACTAAAAGGTTTCTGCTACTGCATGGTAGCTACTGCTCCCGAAGGTTTAATAACTAATATCTTGGCAGGAGTAGGTCCGGAATTTATCAGGGAGGCGCGGGCAGTTTCATGCCATTCTACCTGACCGCGCTCATTTGAAACATTTCTTCTGCTCTGGTCAGGTGATATATAATGGTATGTATTAGAGGTAATATAGAATAAGGCCCTCGGAGCTCTTTCTTCTCTCATGAGTGTATCACCTTCAGGGATATATATTTCTTCGAGGGTAACGCCTTTGTCACTTCCCAGAATCTGATACATTTTTCCTGACTCACCGGACTTTTCTTCGTCATTGTTATGCATGGTTTCAGCCTCGCCATTCATGTCGGGGTTTTTCAGGTTCCAGATGAGAAGATAATTTGCTTCCATATTAGAATCATTCATCTGAAAGCCTGAAGAAGAATACATCTTACCAGGTTCCCACTCAATGGTTTCTGTTGAGTCGGCAATTAATTCTGCATTGTAGTTAGGGGCCGTATAACCTTTTATCTGTTCCCCGGCAGAATCTGCCTGGGCAGATGATTCTCCTGCATATATATTTTCTATATCCAGTGGCTGGTAGATGACATAATCCTGATTACCCATATCAGGCATTCTTTCTCCCGATTGTAACCTTACTGTCACAACTTTTAAAAAGTCATTTTCAAAAAGCACTCTTGCGTTTTCAGGCATAGCAGACACCTCAATCTCATTCTCTGTATCCTTCTCATCACTTTTATCCTCTCCACAGGAGGATAGAAAGAGAGCGATTGATAGAATAAAGAAAGAAAATAAGGTTTTAAAAGTAGATCGTCTTTGTGTCTTCATATTATAAGTATCGTGGTTTGTAGACTTCAGTTCAAAGTTCTCGTTTTCAGTAACAAAGGTCGACCACGCATTGTTAAGGATACAGTTTAATGGCTTTCTGGCTATTGACATTTTTTAATACTAGTCTAAAATCTAAACTTTTTTAACATATGGCATCAATAAGTCACGCTGCCCCATCACCTGATGATAAATGGGTAGAGAATTTTGCCCGATTCGGGTATATCGCAAAGGGAGCGGTTTATGTAATGATTGGAGGCTTAACAGTAGCCGCTGCCTTTAATTATGGTGGTCAGAAGGCCGGTAAAATGACCGTATTTAAATTTATCGACGGGGTGCCCGGAGGTAGTATACTTCTTGGCATCCTGGCATTAGGCCTTTTAGCTTATGCTGTTTGGAGGTTT
It contains:
- a CDS encoding LysR substrate-binding domain-containing protein, which encodes MTITQLEYIIAVDTHRHFAKAAEASFVTQPTLSMQIQKLEQELGVTIFDRSRQPVVPTDIGRRVILQARQIVNESRKIREIIEDEKKEVAGELRLGIIPTLAPYLLPLFIGSFIEKYPGVTLQVEELLTEQVLMRLKQDQIDIGLIVTPSNDPGVLEQPVFYEEFYAYLSPRHPLYRQETLKADEIDVEDVWLLNEGHCFREQVLNICGRQGVGSHGNFRYQSGSLEALRKIVDRQGGFTLLPELASMELGEESKSKVRPFAEPRPVREVSLVMHRSFLKRKLVEALRHEIIDNLPPLVRQKTGNTNTVKWR
- a CDS encoding SDR family NAD(P)-dependent oxidoreductase produces the protein MHIDLSGQVILVTGASRGIGKAIATQLVRSGASVALHYNRSADPAKALASDLGSAAWTVAGNLEDPQQAASLVEKTIDRFGKLTGVVNNAGIALSSAIDKADQEYLEDWQRTHRVNVDSLALICKKALEYFINHGGGRIVNISSRAAFRGDTPDYMAYAASKGAVVALTRSIARGFGKKGVKAFIVAPGFTRTDMAQDFIDQYGEGFALDDIALDTLTEPKDLAPLVTLLLSGLSDHSTGATIDVNAGSYVH
- a CDS encoding CPXCG motif-containing cysteine-rich protein, which gives rise to MIEHFFTCPNCMTRVSSTVDPDQRKQNFTEDCEYCNHPVSIRLEIEGVDILWFDAICCEEEV
- a CDS encoding RDD family protein; amino-acid sequence: MEVISTTVNEQVHYAGFGRRLVAFILDSFILSIPYSIVGSVFGLGFVGVFQNPDRYSGEAQTTIIASGIILYAVLYVVGLLYYALMESSPRQATIGKLALDIKVMDMQGNRLTFGKALGRNLAKLISGMIFYIGYIMAAFTEKKQGLHDIVANVLVVKN
- a CDS encoding class I SAM-dependent methyltransferase, coding for MNYTELNHELGNIDIYLLDAILKGYFPQGTKLLDAGCGEGRNLFYFLKNGYECYGTDVNESALRMLRFQINSVAPGYPTDRFTSGDLTQLPYQDAAFDAVLCIAVLHFAENEEHFRKMFSELVRVLRPAGRLLIRMTDNTAMDKAEHIGEGKYSLPDGSIRFLMTPKLLSELIDTYSLNFAEPGKSLVVSGMRSMNILMLAK
- a CDS encoding patatin-like phospholipase family protein encodes the protein MGQKVSLVLSSGGARGLAHIGVIEALEDHGFEIVSVAGASMGAIVGGAYAAGKFPEFKEWMLGLDKMEVFKLIDFTVSLKGFIRGDRVFREFSKILPDCAIEDLPVSFTALAADLQKQEEVVFDKGSLHKALRASIAIPTVLTPVFWDDKELVDGGILNPIPMTHVKRHYGDRLVVANVNAIMPYQRISIDEVASEPPSPSATAMMYNKLSLEDTRLNAFLQKWRKLLPSPGQKSPIQKLGFFEVVTRSIDLMQDRISSLQMELSKPDMLINFSRQACTTFEFYRAKEMIEEGRCVAEKAIEAYLEKKDQ
- a CDS encoding VOC family protein, yielding MDIPFHLAFPVKNLEATEEFYKNLIGCKIGRRSDSWIDFDFFGHQITAHLKPEELKNALTNEVDGDSVPVRHFGAVLPWEDWHKLADKMKEVGTDFVIKPHTRFEGQPGEQATMFFMDPSGNALEFKSFKDPSKLFATS
- a CDS encoding pyridoxal-phosphate dependent enzyme, producing the protein MSLIHATISAGTIREAHQRIKPYVHRTPVLTNSTINAITGAEVFFKCENFQKIGAFKARGAVNAVLQLNEQEAKAGVATHSSGNHAQAIAYAATLRNIQAYIVMPENAPNVKRKAVEGYGAKVIPCTPTLQAREDTVKQVMNDTGATFIHPFNNDHVITGQATSAVELLEQTEGLDRIMTPVGGGGLLGGSALAVAYFGENCKVSGAEPKGADDAYRSLHAGKLIPMENPDTIADGLLTSLGDKTFSIIHTHVEEIVTVSDNEIIDAMRLIWERMKIIVEPSCAVPLAALIQQKEKHKGQRVGIILTGGNVDLDRLPFGN